The following proteins are co-located in the Larus michahellis chromosome 9, bLarMic1.1, whole genome shotgun sequence genome:
- the BLOC1S6 gene encoding biogenesis of lysosome-related organelles complex 1 subunit 6, with translation MSVAERPEEKEEAAASPGRPLGPSDASPDEGVVEDLPLIDEKAVEQLTEGLISHYLPDLQRSKSALQELTQNQVVLLETLEQEIAKFKECNSILDINALFSEAKHYHNKLVNIRNEMMMLHEKTSKLKKRALKLQQKRQKEELEREQQREKELEREKQLTAKPARRT, from the exons ATGAGCGTCGCGGAGCggcctgaggagaaggaggaggcggcggccagCCCCGGGCGGCCGCTGG GTCCTAGTGATGCATCTCCAGATGAAGGAGTAGTAGAAGATCTGCCTTTAATAGATGAGAAAGCTGTGGAGCAGCTAACTGAAGGATTGATTTCTCATTATCTGCCTGATCTTCAGCGATCAAAATCAGCACTACAGGAACTTAC acAGAACCAAGTAGTATTACTGGAAACATTAGAACAAGAAATTGCAAAATTCAAAGAGTGTAACTCCATTCTTGATATCAATGCTTTG ttttcagaagCTAAACACTATCACAACAAGTTAGTGAATATTAGAAATGAAATGATGATGCTCCATGAGAAGACATCAAAGTTAAAA aaaagagCACTTAAGCTGCaacagaagaggcagaaggaagaacTAGAACGAGAACAGCAACGTGAGAAGgagcttgaaagagaaaagcagttaaCAGCAAAACCTGCTAGGAGGACGTGA